CCATGTGTTTTTTACCCTAGGTTTTTGTCTAATTTTGTCTTCAAGCGGGCATGTAATTTCAGTCTAATTACAATGTAATTTGTCCCAGCCTTTTCAGTGTAATTTACTCAGTACTTCAATTGTAATTTGTCATGGGGTTTGAGTGGATATACAATGTTATTCTGAATGTAATTACAGTGTAATTTATCTCAGCATTTCAATGTAATTGGTCCCAGCCTTACAGTTTACCCAATGTTTCCAGTTTAATTTGAGTCTAGTTACAGTGTATTTTGTCCCAGTCTTACAGTGTAATTTACTCAATATTTCAAGTGTATTTTTTAGTCTAATTATAGTATAATTTGTCCTAGCCTTTCTGTGTAATTTACTCAAATTTTTACTGTAATTTTTGTCGTATGATTTGAGTGGATTTACAGTGTTGTTTGAATGTATTTACAGTGTAATATATCCACAGTGTAATTTATCTCAGTACCCAATGTTTCCAGTGTAATTTGAGTCTAGTTAGTGTATTTTGTCCCAGTCCTACAGTTACTCAATTTTTCTAGTGTAATTTTTGAGTCTAATTACAGTGTAGTTCAACGCAAAAAAAATTTACAATGTAATTTGTCCCAGCTTTTCAGTGTAATTTACTCAATTTTTCGACTGCAATTTTGTCGTATGATTTGAGTGGATTTACAATGTTGTTTGAATATATTTACAGTGTAATTTATCTCAGTATTACAATGTAATTTGTTACTCCCttcgttcggaattacttgtcgtaaaaatggatgtatctagacgtattttagttctagatacatccatatccgagacaagtatttccgaacggagggagtacaatgtaATTTGTCCCAGACTTAGAGGGTAATTTACCTAATATTTTTCCAGTGTGATTTGTCATGGAATTTGAGTGGAGTGAGTGTAATTTTGAATGTAATTACAGTGTAATCTATCCCAGCATTACAGTGTGTCCCAGCATCTAAGTGTAAAAGGATTTGAATGTAATTATAGTGTAATTTATCCCCATTACAGTATAGTTTACCCGATAATTCCATGTGATTTGAGTGGATTTACAGTGTAATTTGTGCACAGTAATTTTGCCTATATTTTCAGTGTAATTAAGTCTAGTTTGCTCAGTAATTTTGTTGGTTTCTATGTGTTTATTTAGCTAGTTTTCACTGTACTTTGCTTGCTTCAGTACTGTAGGGCTTTTCTTCAGCAATTTTTCACAGTAATTTGCATGTTTCAGCACTGTAGTATAGTGGATTTTACCTTTTAATTGGATGACTTTTACCGTTACTTAACTTCATTTCTTTTTTTTCCTCCTTGTGTTCTGTTTATAGGTTTTAATGGGTAGGCTACAGAAAGCCTCTCATCAGGATGTTCCATTAGTATCATCTGTCAATAGTGCAGATTATGTGAGTGAACCTTTTGTGCCTAATAATTTTGCAGAAGATGGTTCTTATCCTAAGTCTCcggttgttatttatttctacttctcttctttatttttattttcctttttgtCTTTTAGTTTGATTTAATTATTTTGGTCTGTCTTATTTCTTATTTTTGTTTTGCAGGAACTATCTAGTGATGAAGGAGGGCTCGACATGCAAAGTTCTTTTGACGTTCTATCTGAATCAAGTGTGTTTTGTGTTTTCCTGCCCATTTTAATAATTTTGATTTTTGGTATTTACTTTTGGGTGACCCTTTTGTTTTTTTCATTTCAGAAAGTAAAATGCTTGAAGATGAAATTATCATCTGCTTCCAGGAGGAATGTGGTTAGTTCCCCGTAATTGTTAATTTGTTGTGTAATTCACGTTCTCAGAGAATGTTAATATGCTTGTAGACGATATTTCCTGTAGTAATTTGTTCTATATTTTAACTTCCTGGCATGTAATGTTTCTATTTGTTTGTTACTTTTTAGTGATGTAGGTACTTGTGATTTTTTTTTAGTTATTTGCTATGGTGTTCTAGTTGTTGTCATTGTATTTTTCCCATATGTGTTTCACTTCTGTA
This sequence is a window from Triticum urartu cultivar G1812 unplaced genomic scaffold, Tu2.1 TuUngrouped_contig_8688, whole genome shotgun sequence. Protein-coding genes within it:
- the LOC125531979 gene encoding uncharacterized protein LOC125531979, which encodes MGRLQKASHQDVPLVSSVNSADYELSSDEGGLDMQSSFDVLSESKSKMLEDEIIICFQEECGAAGSRDEKMVNLMKGIKIICGRNLLRVFLACESCDPPCSCPGTSPHLLPWL